The following proteins are co-located in the Shouchella hunanensis genome:
- a CDS encoding type IA DNA topoisomerase produces the protein MTTVILAEKPDQARSYASIFKQTTKQKGYITIQDPRFFKGEAIMTWGIGHLVELCLPGHYKKEWKRWNLTNLPILPEQVEFQVPRSKQEQFNIVMNWLKKATTIIIATDPDREGENIARSIIKQAGVRDHIPIKRLWINSQENDVVREGFLQLQPGEKFMPMYEEAKARQVADWLVGMNASPLYSLLLRTKGVQDTFSVGRVQTPTLYLIYLRQKEIEAFVSEPFFELKANVDASRGSFQATYKQRLKTKEDVTALLDQHGIKGKTPGVISELTKKNKEIPSPLLHSLATLQATANRKWKYSPSNVLKTMQKLYEKKWLTYPRTESNHITQAEFSYLRKNLTGYQQLLERSFEPAYLFPRKRYVNDAKVQEHYAIIPTKKIPTASQVEKLRQDERNLYLEVVKTTLAMFAPPYKVEETKVTVDVQGLLFHTTGKIEQALGWKELFQHGASTKKKEGEQVLPPLEKGELIQARVKAKEGKTQPPPFYTEGQLIPLMKTAGKFVEDEEEQAILNEVTGIGTGATRANIIETLKSREYITIKKNNVYVTTKGKILCEAVEGNLLSKAEMTAQWELFLRKIGQGEKDSKTFIANIHTYIRQLLTDAPAHVKTMELDTSKIETSESEGIGPCPSCGAAVVQRGPVFACSKSKENNCKFVIVKKLAKKTLTDAMVKRLLTKGETAVLKGFKSKAGKSFSAALVLKEGKVEFDFTKKPTYRKKGRTNMHSSQAKGGTS, from the coding sequence ATGACAACTGTTATATTAGCAGAAAAGCCTGACCAAGCGAGAAGCTACGCATCGATTTTTAAGCAAACGACAAAGCAGAAAGGCTATATTACGATTCAAGATCCACGGTTTTTTAAAGGGGAAGCCATTATGACGTGGGGAATCGGTCATTTAGTCGAGCTTTGCTTACCGGGTCATTATAAAAAAGAATGGAAGCGTTGGAACTTAACAAATCTACCTATTTTGCCTGAACAAGTTGAATTCCAAGTTCCTCGTAGCAAGCAAGAACAGTTCAACATAGTCATGAACTGGCTCAAGAAAGCCACCACCATTATTATCGCCACAGATCCAGACCGTGAAGGTGAAAATATCGCTCGCTCGATTATAAAACAAGCAGGCGTTCGTGATCACATCCCTATTAAGCGACTATGGATTAATTCACAAGAAAATGATGTAGTACGTGAAGGGTTTCTTCAGCTACAGCCAGGTGAAAAATTCATGCCGATGTATGAAGAAGCAAAAGCAAGGCAGGTAGCTGATTGGTTAGTGGGAATGAATGCGAGTCCGTTGTATTCATTGTTACTTCGAACAAAAGGAGTGCAAGATACCTTTTCTGTTGGTAGGGTTCAAACACCGACCCTTTATTTAATCTATTTACGTCAAAAAGAGATTGAAGCATTTGTGTCTGAGCCGTTCTTTGAATTAAAGGCGAACGTGGATGCGAGCAGAGGTTCCTTTCAAGCAACCTATAAACAGCGTCTTAAAACCAAAGAAGATGTCACAGCTTTATTGGATCAGCACGGGATAAAAGGGAAGACTCCAGGCGTTATTTCAGAATTAACGAAGAAAAACAAGGAAATTCCTTCTCCTTTGCTTCATAGCCTTGCAACGTTGCAGGCAACGGCGAATCGCAAATGGAAATATAGTCCTTCGAATGTATTAAAGACAATGCAAAAGCTATACGAGAAAAAGTGGCTAACCTATCCAAGAACCGAATCGAATCATATTACACAAGCAGAGTTTAGCTATTTACGGAAAAACTTGACTGGCTATCAGCAACTTTTAGAGCGTTCATTTGAACCAGCGTATCTCTTTCCACGAAAGCGCTATGTAAACGATGCTAAAGTGCAGGAACACTATGCCATCATACCAACAAAGAAAATACCAACCGCCAGTCAAGTAGAAAAACTCCGTCAAGATGAACGAAACCTTTACTTAGAAGTAGTCAAGACAACCTTAGCCATGTTTGCACCTCCTTATAAAGTGGAGGAGACAAAAGTGACTGTTGATGTACAAGGCTTATTGTTTCATACAACGGGTAAGATCGAGCAAGCTTTAGGGTGGAAGGAATTGTTTCAACATGGCGCTTCTACTAAGAAAAAAGAAGGGGAACAAGTCTTGCCTCCACTTGAAAAAGGAGAACTCATTCAAGCAAGGGTTAAAGCGAAGGAAGGGAAAACCCAACCCCCGCCATTCTATACAGAAGGACAGCTTATTCCGCTCATGAAAACAGCAGGTAAGTTTGTTGAGGACGAAGAGGAACAGGCGATTCTCAATGAAGTAACTGGAATCGGTACAGGAGCTACACGAGCAAATATTATTGAAACCCTTAAAAGTCGCGAGTATATTACGATTAAGAAAAATAACGTTTATGTTACGACTAAAGGTAAGATCCTTTGTGAAGCAGTAGAAGGCAATTTATTAAGCAAGGCAGAAATGACGGCACAGTGGGAATTGTTTTTGCGGAAAATTGGACAAGGAGAAAAAGATAGCAAGACATTTATTGCCAACATTCATACGTATATTCGGCAATTATTAACGGATGCACCGGCACATGTGAAGACGATGGAATTAGACACCTCTAAAATAGAAACGAGTGAAAGTGAAGGCATTGGCCCATGTCCATCATGTGGTGCGGCTGTTGTGCAGAGGGGACCTGTATTCGCTTGCTCTAAGTCAAAGGAGAATAACTGCAAGTTTGTGATTGTCAAAAAGCTAGCAAAAAAGACATTAACAGACGCGATGGTAAAACGACTACTTACAAAGGGTGAAACAGCTGTATTAAAAGGCTTCAAGAGCAAGGCAGGTAAATCGTTTTCAGCAGCGCTTGTGCTAAAAGAAGGGAAGGTTGAATTTGATTTTACCAAAAAGCCTACTTATCGAAAGAAGGGTCGTACCAACATGCACTCTTCGCAAGCAAAAGGAGGAACATCATGA
- a CDS encoding YitT family protein gives MKEYGFMILGTFFFAFSVAIFAMPNGLAEGGIPGLALLLYYGMGWSPSLVTLLANGLILLIGYRYLPRTMIVKSILTIPLFSLFLFLLEDRSGPVHDPLLAALYTGVFTGVGFGFVFRSGSTTGGSSTIARMVNHKFGWELTGTNFVLDAAIVVGGIFVIGPVQTLYTVVALFIGKKVTDYVLEGFESKKVVHIFSSSYEAVAKSVRTNLGAHTTILQGKNDENGMDEHLIYVSVPKQQLFYLKKLIRDVDENAFTVVHTVKDVSGGSFSKAHYPTQKTFSSAKKEKQYYKNQAEE, from the coding sequence ATGAAAGAATATGGATTTATGATTCTCGGAACATTTTTCTTTGCTTTTTCAGTCGCTATTTTTGCGATGCCAAATGGATTAGCAGAAGGTGGTATTCCAGGACTCGCGCTTTTACTTTATTACGGTATGGGATGGTCTCCTTCACTTGTCACACTGCTTGCAAATGGCTTAATTTTACTTATCGGCTACCGGTATTTACCACGAACAATGATTGTAAAATCCATTTTGACGATCCCACTTTTTTCATTGTTTTTGTTTCTTCTTGAAGATAGAAGTGGACCCGTTCATGATCCTCTTCTTGCTGCACTTTACACTGGCGTATTTACCGGAGTCGGATTTGGCTTTGTTTTTCGCTCAGGTAGCACCACAGGTGGTTCTTCTACGATTGCTCGAATGGTAAACCATAAATTTGGTTGGGAATTAACGGGGACTAATTTTGTACTAGATGCAGCGATTGTGGTAGGGGGTATTTTTGTTATCGGCCCAGTTCAAACGTTGTACACGGTAGTGGCTTTGTTTATTGGTAAGAAGGTAACGGACTATGTATTAGAAGGCTTTGAGTCTAAGAAAGTCGTGCATATCTTCTCTAGTTCATATGAAGCAGTGGCCAAAAGCGTTCGTACCAATTTAGGAGCTCATACGACTATTTTGCAGGGGAAGAATGATGAAAACGGAATGGATGAGCATTTAATCTATGTTTCCGTGCCTAAACAACAGCTTTTTTATTTGAAAAAACTGATCCGAGATGTAGACGAGAACGCCTTTACCGTCGTTCATACGGTTAAAGATGTTAGTGGTGGTTCGTTTTCAAAAGCGCATTATCCAACGCAAAAGACGTTTAGTAGTGCAAAGAAAGAAAAGCAATACTACAAAAACCAAGCAGAGGAGTAA
- a CDS encoding DUF1904 family protein gives MGLPYLRFTGFSSERLQTLAPTVIDVFSEIVHISKEKVKIERSTLEPILNVPLTIEIRMFSRAQSVHDQIANNLSALLREEGFETVHIYFLILSPELYYKDGVPIKSTTESQH, from the coding sequence ATGGGGTTGCCATATTTACGCTTTACAGGTTTTTCATCCGAGCGACTACAAACGCTTGCACCGACGGTTATTGATGTATTCTCGGAAATTGTCCATATTTCAAAAGAAAAAGTGAAAATTGAGAGGAGCACGTTAGAACCCATTTTAAATGTTCCTCTTACAATAGAAATTCGAATGTTTTCCAGAGCTCAATCGGTTCATGATCAGATAGCCAACAACTTATCTGCGCTTTTACGTGAGGAAGGGTTTGAAACGGTTCATATTTATTTTCTAATCCTTTCACCAGAATTGTATTATAAAGATGGTGTTCCGATAAAATCAACAACAGAAAGCCAGCATTGA
- a CDS encoding ethanolamine utilization protein EutH, translating to MTINEWIMIILAFFIALGAIDWCLGNRFGLGTEFQHGIMSMGQVALAMIGIITIAPIAAQWLTPLITPLYLAVGADPASFANTILALDMGGYALAQEMGINADAARFSWVFLGTMLGPTIVFTIPIALRMVESNDQPALAKGMLIGLSTVPLGCFIGGLSAGMAPWMMLQNLLIPTVFACIVMCALRFYPETSITLFLLFGKGIQIVGVLGLAIAAISHLTGYEFHSKLAPFEEGLFIVGTIAVVLAGAFPLVAFLKQVCQPLFARVGKQFAIEGAAITAIITSLAHAIPAFSLLKDMSVRSKVVATSFMVSGAFVLGGHLGFTASVDQSMVVPMMIGKLIGGGSAVFIALMVERNDSTLKPKP from the coding sequence ATGACGATAAATGAGTGGATTATGATAATCCTTGCCTTTTTCATTGCACTCGGAGCAATTGATTGGTGTTTAGGTAATCGGTTTGGATTAGGTACTGAATTTCAACATGGCATTATGAGCATGGGTCAGGTTGCACTAGCCATGATTGGTATTATTACTATCGCACCAATTGCTGCACAGTGGCTAACGCCTCTTATCACACCATTGTATCTAGCAGTCGGTGCAGATCCCGCATCATTTGCGAATACCATTCTTGCACTCGATATGGGTGGTTATGCACTCGCACAGGAAATGGGTATTAATGCGGATGCGGCGCGTTTTTCATGGGTCTTTTTAGGAACGATGCTCGGTCCAACAATCGTGTTTACGATTCCAATTGCATTGCGAATGGTCGAATCAAACGATCAACCTGCACTTGCAAAAGGCATGCTAATTGGATTAAGCACTGTTCCTCTCGGTTGTTTTATCGGAGGGTTGTCTGCAGGGATGGCCCCTTGGATGATGCTGCAAAATCTGCTTATTCCTACGGTTTTTGCGTGCATTGTCATGTGTGCATTACGCTTTTATCCAGAGACCTCTATTACACTGTTTCTATTATTTGGAAAAGGAATTCAAATCGTAGGTGTGCTCGGATTAGCCATTGCCGCCATCTCTCACCTTACTGGATACGAATTTCATTCCAAGCTTGCTCCGTTCGAAGAAGGTCTCTTTATTGTCGGAACAATTGCCGTTGTTCTTGCAGGGGCATTTCCTCTTGTCGCTTTTTTAAAACAGGTGTGTCAGCCTCTATTTGCCCGTGTGGGAAAACAATTTGCAATTGAAGGGGCTGCCATTACGGCAATTATCACTTCATTAGCACACGCTATACCTGCTTTTAGCTTATTAAAAGACATGTCTGTAAGAAGTAAAGTCGTTGCAACATCTTTTATGGTATCCGGCGCGTTTGTTTTAGGGGGACATCTCGGCTTTACCGCCAGTGTTGATCAAAGCATGGTTGTCCCGATGATGATTGGAAAACTAATTGGTGGAGGGAGTGCCGTCTTCATTGCACTTATGGTTGAACGCAATGACAGCACTCTAAAACCGAAACCATAG
- a CDS encoding LacI family DNA-binding transcriptional regulator: MKRVSIKDVAKEASVSTATVSHVLNGTRFVAESTTIRVKQAMKKLGYTPNFAAKTLRSQKTSTIGIVLPDIGNHFFTSIVKEIELVLGEQQYQLLVGNTNEQVETERKKIQAFISQQVSGLIIASSAKDYSEIACDIPDDLPSVFIDRLPEETNRSSIVVDNEKGVQMAIEQFIESGHQNIGLITGIHSLSTTKDRIKGYKSALAKHGLPFSTNLIYNGNSKFESGYKGCEHLLGTTKLSALFVANNLMSVGAMTYLTEHGIAVPDDIAIIGFDDYRWADITSPPLTVIKQPVEQIGAAAATELLEQIELGQSRQKQYRFETELIRRSSH, from the coding sequence ATGAAACGTGTAAGTATTAAAGATGTAGCCAAAGAGGCATCTGTTTCCACTGCAACTGTTTCCCATGTATTAAACGGTACTCGTTTCGTTGCTGAATCTACGACCATTCGTGTTAAACAAGCAATGAAAAAGCTTGGCTATACACCAAATTTCGCAGCAAAAACATTACGAAGTCAAAAAACGTCTACCATCGGCATCGTCCTCCCAGATATAGGAAATCACTTTTTCACTTCCATTGTTAAAGAAATAGAATTAGTTCTAGGTGAACAACAGTATCAATTATTGGTCGGCAATACAAATGAACAGGTCGAAACAGAACGCAAGAAAATTCAAGCGTTTATTTCCCAGCAAGTTTCAGGACTCATTATTGCATCAAGCGCAAAGGATTATAGCGAGATTGCCTGCGATATTCCAGATGATTTACCTAGTGTTTTTATTGACCGTCTGCCAGAGGAAACCAATCGAAGTTCCATCGTTGTCGACAACGAAAAAGGAGTTCAAATGGCGATTGAACAATTCATTGAAAGTGGTCACCAGAACATAGGACTTATTACAGGTATTCATTCTTTAAGCACAACAAAAGACCGTATAAAAGGCTACAAATCGGCATTAGCCAAGCATGGCCTTCCGTTTTCAACGAACCTAATTTACAATGGAAACTCTAAATTTGAAAGTGGTTACAAAGGCTGTGAACATTTACTAGGCACAACCAAGTTATCAGCACTTTTTGTCGCAAATAATTTAATGAGTGTTGGCGCGATGACCTATTTAACGGAGCATGGCATAGCCGTTCCAGACGACATCGCTATTATTGGTTTCGACGATTATCGGTGGGCTGACATCACCTCACCACCGTTAACAGTTATTAAACAACCAGTCGAACAAATTGGAGCGGCAGCGGCAACAGAACTATTAGAACAAATTGAATTGGGACAGTCTAGACAAAAACAGTATCGATTTGAAACAGAGTTAATCCGACGATCCTCTCATTAA
- a CDS encoding FixH family protein, which yields MKVKPLLVGGILVLIALSGCMQGEQEEWDVPDLVDVDIQVEEHIPADSETVLRAHVTQGEEDVNDAEEVVFEVWRDQERDAGQLIEGELEADGVYATPYAFGEDGIYIVQTHVTARDLHVMPTQMMIVGDVSEGEIEAFHNAGNTQTNEEQSQFHDSEEE from the coding sequence GTGAAGGTGAAACCGCTATTAGTAGGGGGAATACTTGTTTTAATAGCACTTAGTGGCTGTATGCAAGGTGAACAGGAAGAGTGGGATGTACCAGATCTTGTAGATGTAGATATCCAAGTGGAGGAGCATATTCCTGCTGACTCTGAAACAGTGTTACGTGCACACGTTACCCAAGGTGAAGAAGATGTGAACGATGCAGAGGAAGTGGTTTTCGAAGTATGGAGAGACCAAGAGCGAGATGCTGGACAGCTTATAGAAGGGGAACTAGAGGCTGACGGTGTCTATGCCACTCCGTATGCATTCGGTGAAGATGGGATTTACATAGTACAAACCCATGTTACTGCAAGGGATCTGCATGTGATGCCTACTCAGATGATGATTGTTGGTGATGTTTCTGAAGGTGAAATTGAAGCCTTTCACAATGCAGGCAACACACAAACAAATGAAGAGCAAAGTCAGTTTCATGATTCGGAAGAAGAATAA
- a CDS encoding cation diffusion facilitator family transporter — translation MEERYKELKQGERGAQVSLVAYIILAILKLTVGIYAGSVALRADGLNNVTDVVVAIAVLIGLRVSQKPPDKDHPYGHWKAETVASLVASFIIMVVGIQVIIDAITSVFTGTSEPPNIIAAWVGAFGFVVMFAVYLYTKKLAKRINSHAVESVSKDNLSDALVSAGATLGIIGSQFGLPWLDPLLAFVVGVIICHTAWGIFSKSSLSLTDGVDDKTLDDIKETALAVAKVNYVTDVKARYYGSNLIVDLVIQLDHSLSFTEAHDVSTIVEDQITEKHRTIDVHVHVEPEGKTNHE, via the coding sequence ATGGAGGAAAGATACAAGGAATTAAAGCAGGGAGAACGAGGTGCTCAAGTCAGCTTAGTGGCTTATATCATTCTCGCTATTTTAAAATTAACGGTTGGGATTTACGCTGGTTCGGTTGCTTTACGTGCAGATGGTCTAAATAACGTGACCGATGTCGTTGTTGCCATTGCCGTCTTAATAGGACTTAGAGTTTCGCAAAAGCCGCCAGATAAGGATCATCCCTATGGCCACTGGAAAGCAGAAACAGTTGCTTCTCTCGTCGCATCCTTCATCATTATGGTCGTTGGGATTCAAGTAATCATTGACGCCATTACATCTGTTTTCACAGGTACATCTGAACCTCCAAACATCATTGCGGCTTGGGTTGGCGCCTTTGGATTTGTTGTTATGTTTGCCGTCTATCTCTATACAAAAAAATTGGCAAAACGCATTAATAGTCACGCCGTCGAATCTGTTTCTAAAGATAATTTATCAGATGCCCTCGTTAGCGCAGGCGCAACACTAGGCATCATCGGCTCCCAATTTGGTTTACCATGGCTCGATCCGTTACTTGCTTTCGTTGTCGGTGTTATCATCTGTCACACCGCCTGGGGTATCTTCTCAAAATCTTCTCTATCCCTTACCGATGGCGTTGACGATAAAACGTTAGATGATATAAAAGAGACAGCTCTTGCTGTTGCAAAAGTAAATTACGTGACCGATGTAAAAGCACGCTACTATGGAAGTAATTTAATTGTCGATTTAGTTATTCAGCTTGATCACTCGCTTTCCTTCACGGAGGCCCACGATGTATCGACCATTGTAGAAGATCAAATTACAGAAAAACATCGCACGATTGATGTTCATGTACACGTTGAACCTGAAGGAAAAACCAATCACGAATAA
- a CDS encoding GTP-binding protein produces the protein MMKKIPVTVLSGYLGSGKTTLLNHVLHNRDGLKVAVIVNDMSEVNIDSELVEKQGGFSRTDEKLVELSNGCICCTLREDLLVEVERLSKQGDIDYIVIESSGISEPIPVAHTFSYVDEELGIDLSRFCTLDTMVTVVDANRFWHDFESGESLIERKQEVGEEDYREVADLLIDQIEFCDVLVLNKCDLVSEEQLLQLEQVLKKLQPDAKLLRSTRAEVPIKEILNTGLFDFDKASESAGWLKELELGPENHTPETEEYGISSFVFESKRPFHAERLDKWCESMPQSVVRAKGIVWCATRNDYALLFSQAGSSVSIEPVTYWVAALPKEQQQQILAVNREVAKDWDATFGDRHTKMVLIGMGMNKEDIINELEACLLTEEEYQQDWTKLPDPFNWVVQQ, from the coding sequence ATGATGAAAAAAATACCAGTGACAGTGTTAAGTGGTTACCTTGGTTCAGGTAAAACCACTTTATTAAATCATGTCCTACATAATCGAGATGGCTTAAAGGTAGCTGTTATCGTGAACGATATGAGTGAAGTAAATATTGATTCTGAACTTGTTGAAAAGCAAGGGGGATTCTCAAGAACAGACGAGAAGCTCGTAGAATTATCTAATGGATGCATCTGTTGTACATTACGTGAGGATCTATTAGTAGAAGTTGAGCGTCTTTCTAAGCAAGGAGACATTGACTATATCGTAATTGAATCCTCAGGAATTAGTGAACCGATACCAGTTGCACATACATTTAGTTACGTTGACGAAGAGTTAGGAATAGACCTTAGTCGTTTTTGTACGTTAGATACCATGGTTACCGTTGTCGATGCAAATCGCTTCTGGCATGACTTTGAATCAGGTGAGTCGTTGATCGAACGGAAACAAGAAGTAGGCGAAGAGGATTACCGAGAGGTTGCCGACTTACTTATTGATCAGATTGAATTCTGTGATGTGCTCGTTCTTAACAAATGTGACCTTGTTTCAGAAGAGCAGCTCTTGCAACTAGAACAGGTTCTTAAAAAGCTACAACCGGATGCAAAGCTTTTACGTTCGACTCGAGCTGAGGTTCCGATTAAGGAGATTTTGAATACAGGTTTATTCGACTTTGACAAAGCGAGTGAGTCGGCTGGTTGGTTAAAAGAATTAGAGCTTGGCCCAGAAAATCATACCCCTGAGACGGAGGAGTATGGAATTTCTTCCTTTGTGTTTGAAAGCAAACGACCGTTTCACGCAGAGCGATTGGATAAGTGGTGCGAGTCTATGCCACAATCAGTTGTTCGTGCAAAAGGCATTGTCTGGTGTGCAACAAGAAATGACTATGCCTTATTATTTTCACAAGCTGGTTCGTCTGTATCAATTGAACCTGTAACGTATTGGGTAGCTGCTTTACCTAAAGAGCAGCAACAACAAATTTTAGCAGTGAATCGAGAAGTGGCAAAAGACTGGGATGCAACATTCGGCGATCGCCATACAAAAATGGTCCTTATTGGAATGGGAATGAATAAAGAAGACATTATAAACGAGTTAGAGGCGTGTCTTTTAACAGAAGAAGAGTATCAACAAGATTGGACCAAACTCCCCGATCCATTTAATTGGGTTGTGCAACAGTAG